A region of the Desulfofalx alkaliphila DSM 12257 genome:
TACATTCCTACCATCATTGGTGACTTGAATGCAACTGGGTTCTTCTTAAAACACGCTTTGTAAATATCCATTGCTGTATGTTGCTTATAGTATTCAAAAATGAATGCTTTGTAGGCATATATAAACTTCATTTCTTCATTTAAATCATCAAAATCTGGTGCACCCTTTTCGATAGCAGTAAAAACAATATTATCGTGCAAATCACAGAAACAAGTTTCAGTAGTTGCATCATTAGCACTGGTTCTACTCATTTGAACAATAATAGCTGGCTCTCCTTTTTCCATCGGAATAAATAAAGGCTTTTTCTTTGTGTTCATCGTATATACATGACGCTCTTTTCCTGCAAGCATAGAAATAATTTTATTATTTTGCAAGGCATGTGCTTCTTTTATTTTACCTTTACAATGGGCTTTGTTTGGATGCATACAGCATTTTTTCATTGATTTTCTCATCATCTCCATGACTTGAACTTCTGGTGGTTTCTTCGATGTTTGTGGCACTTCCACCACCTTGTTTTTACAACAATCTCGATATTTATCATCACTACCACATGGACAAAGCTCATTACCTAAAATTTTTATATATTTCAAAGGGTTCATTTTTCACCATTTCCTATATTGTTCTTATTAATATTGTTTTCTATCTTTTGGTGCTATCTATCATTCATACCTATAACATAGGTTGTATAAATTGAATCAATGCAGTTACTGCCACAGCAAATTCTGCAGTGTTTTTTAAACCTTTTAATCCTAAAATTGCAGTTTTAAGGAATGATTTTCTTGGATTTGCCGACTTAATTTCCTCTTTAATAACATCTATACTGCTAACAAGTGTCTCGAAATCTTCCTCTGAAATTCCCTGGGCATTCTTTTCAACTTCATCTATCAATTGAATTAATTTATCATAGTCAATTGTGTTAATTGTATTGGTTGCATTAATTACAGAATTATCACTTGCTATATTAACTTGTCCGCTCTCAACTGTTATAGAATATGTTACCCTTTCATCCACTCCCATATCTATTCCGATTTTGGTAAGAAAACGTTCAATATGCCTAATCAAAACCATTACTACCCTATCATTAAACCCTTTAACCTTATCCTGAAAGCTTCTAGAATTCGAATATCCAAAGGCGACACCTCGGTGAATGGGAATATCATTTTCTACTATATAATTAAGAATAGCAAAAACATTACGTATTTCTTCTTCATCGAGAGATCCTAAAGAAAATATTACTCTACCATATGATCCTGAAATTTCCTTAAATTCATTTTCTAAATCTTGATCACACTCTCCACATTCTTTTATATACTCATAAATTAATTTATTATTTTTTATAAATTCAATAAATTTTAATAAAGCTATATTGTAATCTTCAAAGTTGGCTTGCATTAATCGATTAGAAATACTGTTAAAATCATATAATATTTTTCTCAATTCCGCTCTATTCAACTTCATAATTTTTCACCCCACAAAATGGACAGTAGCATCCAGTTATTTTTAGCATTGGTTTAACTTTTGCTGTACGATTGCAGCAAGGAAATATTGTAATCTCTAAGGCTTCGATACCAGACCGTATAGGGTTTTCTGGTTCATGCTTAGGCTTTTTTCCAGCTTTAAAGGTTACAGGACCTTTTTTCAACTTTCTTTCCATCTTTTTAAATTCATCATGGATCACATCCATTGCTTTATTTTTTGCCATTGTCAAAGCCAACTCAAGTACATCTTCTGTGATATAGCTTTCACTAGTTAATCCACAACTAGGACAATATATTGCCAACACCTTGTCATCTTCAAAATCTGTAGGTGTTGTTTTAAAAAAAGTTCCACAATGGGAACATTTTAGAAGGCTATATCCAGAATCATCTGTTGGTATTGAAATCTCTATGCTAAACTCATTGCCCATCAGTTTTCCCCCATTTCTATATCATTCAATTACTGCACACCCCTTATTCCTTTGCACACCCCTAAGCGCAGTAACTTTTAGGGTAATTAAATTGTATCAATTTCTGTAAGATTATATCAATATATATGGTCTTTATTCTCCCTGAATAGCTCTTTTGCAAAATCCGTAGAACTTCTAAATTATCTCCTTCAATAAAGAAATTTTTTGTTTGATCCTCATTTTCACCTTGACCTTCACATATCTTCAGAGTCCCTGTTGGTGGGGAGAAAGCGAGT
Encoded here:
- a CDS encoding SEC-C domain-containing protein — protein: MNPLKYIKILGNELCPCGSDDKYRDCCKNKVVEVPQTSKKPPEVQVMEMMRKSMKKCCMHPNKAHCKGKIKEAHALQNNKIISMLAGKERHVYTMNTKKKPLFIPMEKGEPAIIVQMSRTSANDATTETCFCDLHDNIVFTAIEKGAPDFDDLNEEMKFIYAYKAFIFEYYKQHTAMDIYKACFKKNPVAFKSPMMVGMYRMLQLKMREFEPIKSHFDKEIMSGTYNGVATYVIKIPEKIKFANYAYIAPDYDLNGKKIRHTVKGMMHRLAITVFPESTQSYILLSCLESERPIYQRLFEQLNVASIDKIKFYMSMVLPLYSENIVMSPDLFMAQ